The sequence below is a genomic window from Oreochromis niloticus isolate F11D_XX linkage group LG3, O_niloticus_UMD_NMBU, whole genome shotgun sequence.
AGTATCTGAAAGAGAAGTTACTCCCATCTGACCACCTCCAGCTGTCTCTGAACAGGCCGATCCACAAAGCTGTAGAGTTCTGCAGCTTCTTAAACTCTTCACTGTATATCTGATCGAGTCCACTGGCCAGGTCGGTGTGATGCTGTCTGCAGTAGTTCTGAGCCTGAGTCCAGGTCACAGACGTCTCATTCAAATGAAAGGTTTTATTGTCTTTCATCGTTTCTGTCGAATCAACAGAAAAGAACATCTTTATCAACTAATTTGTCTCATTCCTAAAACTGTCTCTTTCAGGAACATATGATGTAACACAGATTATAAACTAAATTataactttattaaatattgtaTTATCATATTACTGTCCACATATTCTCACCGTCATAACAGATGAACGGATGCGTGCGACTACATGGTTCATCTGTCCATGTCCCGCTTGTCATCACACAGTTCTCGGGATATGCTCCATCATTAGGTTCTCCAGCTGTCCAACAGGTCTTATTTTCAGTGTATTCCTCCCCCGGCAGAGACCAGTGCCACGTCCTGTTGTCTCCTCCTGTGATGTTGTACAGTCCAATCCAGGCTTCTGTTTGATTCTGTGCAGAGTCTTGAAGTCTTCTCATGTCTGTCAGGTCAAACACTTTGGCCAGGTCTGTGTAGTTCTCTCTGCAGTATGCCCGTGCTTCATCCCAGCTCATCTCTTCTTTAATAAAGTGGTACTCATGCAGGTGACATGTGATGAAGACACACTGAcctaaaacagaagaaatactGTTGAATATCTGCTGATACAAGCAGGAAACTCATGTTCCCATCAAACTGTCCAGTTTACAGGTGAATCCTTGATTTTCTCAGTCAGAGTTCATTTGTTTAATGAGTCCTGATCAAACTAAAGGATTTTAGGTGGAAACAATCAGGAGCCCTGGTAAAATGATCACTCACCCATcagaagaagcagaaacagACTCCACTGCATCGTCGCTCTGTCACATGAAAAtgacttttctttcatttggagGAAACAATGAATCCAGCAGCTCTTCACTGTTTGATGGACACGCAGCACTTTATATTAAACACAGATATCTAGTTTATCACACACTGCTGTAAGAAATATATGATTATTCTTAATAAATGATCATCTGTTTAAAATTGTCCATGAAGACAAAAGCAATAGTTCAAATGTGGTCCACACAGCACCTCTGTACACAGACATGAAATGAGCCTGCAGGTTTGAAACTCACATCTGGTTCTTCTCTGGTGTTCATGCAGACAGCTCTGCAGTAAATAACCATCTGTACTAACACACTCTCTTTGTACTCAGCATTTCAATATTAAGATACAAATTTCCCcctgacacacagacacagtgtaGATATGGGTAATAAAAGGACATGTTTATATTTCATTATGGAAAATGAAACCACTGAACTTTGAACGGTCTATTAAGATGAAAGAGGAAGTGTAAATATAATATCTAAATATAACTTCCTACTGTTTGTGGTGCAGGAGAGAGCTGTGACAGAAGCTACGACTCGATTTGACATCTCAGGTTTTAAACACCAGTACCTACTCGTGCATGGGAAGGGGATGTGAatatcatgtttggttttttccAGTAAATTctgaagaaatatttaaattatcAACCTTTTCCTTCTTACTTTATATTACTGGGTGTACTGGTTAGTTGGAAAATCTATGTTGCACACAAATGTGAATGTGAACATGAATGGTGGTCTCTGTCTATGTGTCAGTCCTGTAACAGACTGGTGACATGTCCAGGGTGCCAAATGATCACCCGGAGTCATGAACAATGGACATCACTGGGATGCTGGGTTTTGttgacggttgttctccgttgtcaataaactcatcgtttgattgcacttttctgggcctccgtcgtttgttgtctggtctacagttgatcgatctcgcttcagtttcctcctttttaGTGCTCTGCCAGGTCTTTAATGCAGCAGCTTttagttgttgtttgtttgtgggcctttctgtccgaagagaaacaggagaaatgtttcatcactcatccaagtgacttcttcagtctcagctgtctgctggtttcctcaaccttataaacagtacatttatataatgactgaaaccagcccaatGATTGAACAAtgagctgtgaggtcagttttaGAGATGCCAGGatttcacttttttatgtccgatatcGATACCATTAATACTAACTAAGAGGGTTGACAACTcctagcaaaaaaaaatagggaaccacgcCCCACCCTCCGCCTAATGATGGTTAATCAACGTAACCAAGTTTAATTTAATGCAAGTGTAAAACAactgcacagaaatcaattatttttctagAATAATTAATTTGATTCAACAtgtttcttcaacagaattgcagactgcacagatggtaccttcccaaaggaaaaagtactatagcttactagtgTATacattagacttaatagttagtatatacagtaatggacttctatacattttacatcaaatagtcccctttccctgttaatgccctacctggccccctggcataactttgctagacccgcccctgcacagttaccagctgtcagctacatagaaaaggatcctggtgttatttgtctctcagaaacagttcataacttcccttcaactcattcatgtcacctaaaaggtaaacctgtttctccatcacctgttcagctctgat
It includes:
- the LOC109194409 gene encoding macrophage mannose receptor 1 isoform X3 — protein: MKEKSFSCDRATMQWSLFLLLLMGQCVFITCHLHEYHFIKEEMSWDEARAYCRENYTDLAKVFDLTDMRRLQDSAQNQTEAWIGLYNITGGDNRTWHWSLPGEEYTENKTCWTAGEPNDGAYPENCVMTSGTWTDEPCSRTHPFICYDETMKDNKTFHLNETSVTWTQAQNYCRQHHTDLASGLDQIYSEEFKKLQNSTALWIGLFRDSWRWSDGSNFSFRYWDMDSFNDGLNNRTCATTLLERSGRWSSAGCDQRKPFFCYDDKLILIRENKTWEEALNYCRQKHHNLVSISNPHEQRWVQERAKNASTPFVWLGLRYSCTLGFWFWVDDNLVCYERWASGGKTEDCSMSAAMTTGGQHEWVSQRDNETFNFICIKH
- the LOC109194409 gene encoding macrophage mannose receptor 1 isoform X2, giving the protein MSVYRVKSCWIHCFLQMKEKSFSCDRATMQWSLFLLLLMGQCVFITCHLHEYHFIKEEMSWDEARAYCRENYTDLAKVFDLTDMRRLQDSAQNQTEAWIGLYNITGGDNRTWHWSLPGEEYTENKTCWTAGEPNDGAYPENCVMTSGTWTDEPCSRTHPFICYDETMKDNKTFHLNETSVTWTQAQNYCRQHHTDLASGLDQIYSEEFKKLQNSTALWIGLFRDSWRWSDGSNFSFRYWDMDSFNDGLNNRTCATTLLERSGRWSSAGCDQRKPFFCYDDKLILIRENKTWEEALNYCRQKHHNLVSISNPHEQRWVQERAKNASTPFVWLGLRYSCTLGFWFWVDDNLVCYERWASGGKTEDCSMSAAMTTGGQHEWVSQRDNETFNFICIKH
- the LOC109194409 gene encoding macrophage mannose receptor 1 isoform X1, with protein sequence MSVYRVLRVHQTVKSCWIHCFLQMKEKSFSCDRATMQWSLFLLLLMGQCVFITCHLHEYHFIKEEMSWDEARAYCRENYTDLAKVFDLTDMRRLQDSAQNQTEAWIGLYNITGGDNRTWHWSLPGEEYTENKTCWTAGEPNDGAYPENCVMTSGTWTDEPCSRTHPFICYDETMKDNKTFHLNETSVTWTQAQNYCRQHHTDLASGLDQIYSEEFKKLQNSTALWIGLFRDSWRWSDGSNFSFRYWDMDSFNDGLNNRTCATTLLERSGRWSSAGCDQRKPFFCYDDKLILIRENKTWEEALNYCRQKHHNLVSISNPHEQRWVQERAKNASTPFVWLGLRYSCTLGFWFWVDDNLVCYERWASGGKTEDCSMSAAMTTGGQHEWVSQRDNETFNFICIKH